The Chryseobacterium indologenes genomic sequence ATATTACAAGCTGTAGTTTTGGATCAAAATTAAGTAAAAAACTTCATTTATGAATTCCGAAAAAATTGAAATTTTTGATACCACGCTGAGAGATGGGGAACAGGTTCCGGGATGTAAACTGAATAAGGAACAAAAACTGATTATTGCTGAAAGGCTCGATGAGCTAGGGATTGATATCATTGAAGCAGGATTTCCAATTTCCAGTCCGGGAGATTTTGAATCTGTTTCTGAAATTTCAAAACTCGTGAAAAATGCCAGAGTTTGCGGATTGACAAGAGCCAACAAAAAAGATATTGATGTAGCAGCGGAATCTTTACAATTTGCAAAAAGACCAAGAATACATACGGGAATCGGAACTTCAGATTCCCACATCAGATATAAATTCAATTCTACAAGAGAAGATATCATAGAACGCGCAGCAGAAGCAGTAAAATATGCCAAAAGATATGTAGAAGATGTAGAATTTTATGCTGAAGATGCCGGAAGAACAGATAATGAATATCTGGCTCAGGTATGCGAAGCTGTTATAAAAGCCGGAGCTACAGTACTAAATATTCCCGATACTACGGGATATTGCCTGCCTGAAGAATACGGACAAAAGATAAAATACCTTAAAGAAAATGTAAAAGGTATCGAAAAAGCGGTGTTGTCCTGTCACTGTCATAATGATCTTGGACTGGCCACTGCCAATTCTATTGCCGGAGCAATCAATGGAGCTCGGCAGATAGAATGTACCATCAACGGACTTGGGGAGAGAGCAGGAAATACAGCGTTGGAAGAAGTCGTCATGATTCTGAAGCAGCATAAAGACCTGAACCTCCATACCAATGTTAATTCCAGGATGCTGAACGAAATGAGCCAGATGGTTTCTGACCTGATGGGAATGTCTGTGCAGCCCAACAAAGCGATTGTAGGAGCCAATGCTTTTGCACACAGTTCAGGAATTCACCAGGACGGGGTCATTAAAAACAGGGAAACTTATGAAATCATCGATCCTGCAGAAGTTGGAGTAAATACTTCCTCCATTATTCTGACGGCAAGAAGCGGACGTTCTGCTCTGGCTTACAGATTCAAGCATATCGGCTATGAGGTTACCAAAAATGAGCTTGATTATTTATATGAAGAGTTTTTAAAAGTTGCCGATATGAAAAAAGAGATCGGTAATGATGATCTCAACCTGATGATGAATGCCTTCAGCAGAAAAATAGGATAGGGTTTGATTTAAATCAAGATAAAAGTAAAATGAACAAAGACAAAAAGACACTTTTTGATAAAGTCTGGGATGCTCACGTAGTGGAAAGTGTTCCCGATGGACCGCAAATTATATATATTGATAAACACCTGATTCATGAGGTAACCAGCCCTCAGGCATTTGCAGAACTGGAATCAAGGAACCTGGAAATATTCAGACCGGAGCAGATTGTAGCCACCGCAGATCACAATGTACCTACATTGAACCAGGATCAGCCGATCAGAGATGAATTGTCAAGAAATCAGGTTCAGCAACTCACAGAGAACTGTACAAAAAATCATATAGAGTTATTTGGTTTAGGGCATCAATACCAGGGTATTGTCCATATTATTGCTCCTGAATTGGGAATTACTCAACCCGGAATGAGCATTGTGTGTGGAGATAGTCATACCTCTACACACGGCGCTTTCGGAAGCATTGCTTTCGGGATCGGAACAAGTCAGGTGGCACAGGTTTTTGCCAGCCAATGTCTGTTGCTTAATAAGCCAAAGTCAATGAGAATTACCGTTAACGGGACGCTCAATGAAAATGTACAGCCTAAAGATGTCATTCTTTATATTATTTCAAAAATAGGAACAGACGGAGGAACAGGCTATTTCTGTGAATATGCAGGAAATGTATTCGAAGAAATGTCCATGGAAGGAAGAATGACTGTTTGCAATATGAGTATTGAAATGGGAGCTAGAGGAGGAATGATAGCA encodes the following:
- the leuC gene encoding 3-isopropylmalate dehydratase large subunit; this encodes MNKDKKTLFDKVWDAHVVESVPDGPQIIYIDKHLIHEVTSPQAFAELESRNLEIFRPEQIVATADHNVPTLNQDQPIRDELSRNQVQQLTENCTKNHIELFGLGHQYQGIVHIIAPELGITQPGMSIVCGDSHTSTHGAFGSIAFGIGTSQVAQVFASQCLLLNKPKSMRITVNGTLNENVQPKDVILYIISKIGTDGGTGYFCEYAGNVFEEMSMEGRMTVCNMSIEMGARGGMIAPDATTFEYVKGRKYAPSGEEWAEKVAYWETLKTDEGAPFDKELSFDAKDIFPMITYGTNPGMGISIRETIPVPQNESEEKALQYMGLKAGQTPSNITVNYVFIGSCTNARIEDFRSAAQYIKGKSKSAAVTALIVPGSQQVAKQIYEEGLDKIFSDAGFQIRQPGCSACLAMNDDKIPEGEYCVSTSNRNFEGRQGQGARTILASPLTAAKAAIEGRISAFESLN
- a CDS encoding 2-isopropylmalate synthase, whose translation is MNSEKIEIFDTTLRDGEQVPGCKLNKEQKLIIAERLDELGIDIIEAGFPISSPGDFESVSEISKLVKNARVCGLTRANKKDIDVAAESLQFAKRPRIHTGIGTSDSHIRYKFNSTREDIIERAAEAVKYAKRYVEDVEFYAEDAGRTDNEYLAQVCEAVIKAGATVLNIPDTTGYCLPEEYGQKIKYLKENVKGIEKAVLSCHCHNDLGLATANSIAGAINGARQIECTINGLGERAGNTALEEVVMILKQHKDLNLHTNVNSRMLNEMSQMVSDLMGMSVQPNKAIVGANAFAHSSGIHQDGVIKNRETYEIIDPAEVGVNTSSIILTARSGRSALAYRFKHIGYEVTKNELDYLYEEFLKVADMKKEIGNDDLNLMMNAFSRKIG